CATCACGCAGCTCGATGATGATCTGATGCGCGCCCTGAGCTATCGCCTCGCGCACCGTGCTATTCACCGCAGGCGCGGTCGCCGCGTCGATGCGCCCCGACAGCGAGACGACTCGCAGGTCGGCGCGCGGGATACGCTTGGTCATCACCAGGATATTTTCACCGTCCTCAAAGCGAAACTCGACCCGATCCATGAGCTTACGCATCAGGTACAGGCCCAGCCCACCGGTGCGGCGCTCTTCCAGCGGCGAGATCAGATCCGGCTCCGGCACTTCGTCGGGATTGAACGGCTCGCCGCGATCACAGATCGAGACTTCAAACACATCGCCGACATGGCTGGTCGTCAGCGTGATCGTGTCTTTGGCCTCGGCGTAGGAGTGCTGGATCACATTGGTCACGGCCTC
The sequence above is a segment of the Herpetosiphonaceae bacterium genome. Coding sequences within it:
- a CDS encoding anti-sigma factor antagonist (This anti-anti-sigma factor, or anti-sigma factor antagonist, belongs to a family that includes characterized members SpoIIAA, RsbV, RsfA, and RsfB.) translates to MPFRTITVEASLEHLATISDFVVDQARAAGLDEHAVWEVQLAVDEAVTNVIQHSYAEAKDTITLTTSHVGDVFEVSICDRGEPFNPDEVPEPDLISPLEERRTGGLGLYLMRKLMDRVEFRFEDGENILVMTKRIPRADLRVVSLSGRIDAATAPAVNSTVREAIAQGAHQIIIELRDVTFLSSSGLRTLLLLARELRREGGDLILCALQPQVAEVFHLTGFDQIFQLHHTREEAAAGFVKET